One segment of Macrotis lagotis isolate mMagLag1 chromosome 1, bilby.v1.9.chrom.fasta, whole genome shotgun sequence DNA contains the following:
- the SERTAD2 gene encoding SERTA domain-containing protein 2, whose product MLGKGGKRKFDEHEDGLEGKVVSPTDGPSKVSYTLQRQTIFNISLMKLYNHRPLTEPSLQKTVLINNMLRRIQEELKQEGSLRPVFITTSQPADTLGDDYREAQPAFSHLASSPAHPTDLVNTTSLESCLTPASLLEDDTFCTSQAVQPNGPTKLPPPAVQPEKDSFSSALDEIEELCPTPTSTEAVATAVATIDRSKEDPCESNIQKPEGLHESRTADSKLMDSLPGNFEITTSTGFLTDLTLDDILFADIDTSMYDFDPCTSATGAASKMAPVSADDLLKTLAPYSSQPVAPNQPFKMDLTELDHIMEVLVGS is encoded by the coding sequence ATGTTGGGTAAAGGAGGAAAACGGAAGTTTGATGAGCATGAAGATGGGCTGGAAGGCAAAGTTGTGTCTCCTACTGATGGTCCATCTAAGGTGTCCTACACCTTACAGCGCCAGACTATCTTCAACATTTCCCTTATGAAACTCTATAACCACAGGCCACTGACAGAGCCAAGCCTGCAGAAGACAGTTTTAATTAACAACATGTTGAGGCGGATTCAGGAGGAACTCAAACAGGAAGGCAGCTTGAGACCTGTGTTCATCACCACTTCTCAGCCAGCTGACACACTGGGGGACGATTACCGGGAGGCCCAGCCTGCTTTTAGCCATCTTGCCTCCTCCCCGGCCCACCCTACTGATTTAGTCAACACTACATCCTTAGAGTCTTGCCTCACCCCAGCCTCTCTGCTGGAGGACGATACTTTTTGCACTTCTCAGGCCGTCCAACCCAACGGTCCGACGAAACTACCACCTCCAGCCGTCCAACCAGAAAAGGACAGCTTCTCCTCCGCCTTGGACGAAATTGAGGAACTCTGTCCCACACCTACCTCCACCGAGGCAGTAGCAACAGCAGTAGCAACGATTGACCGCTCGAAAGAAGACCCCTGTGAGTCTAACATCCAGAAACCTGAGGGACTCCACGAGAGCCGAACAGCTGACTCAAAACTTATGGACTCTCTACCTGGAAACTTTGAGATCACAACTTCCACAGGTTTTCTGACAGACTTGACCTTGGATGATATTCTCTTCGCTGATATAGACACGTCCATGTATGACTTTGACCCCTGCACTTCTGCTACGGGGGCCGCCTCCAAAATGGCTCCTGTCTCTGCAGATGACCTCCTGAAGACTTTAGCTCCCTATAGTAGTCAACCAGTTGCCCCAAATCAGCCTTTCAAAATGGACCTCACAGAACTGGATCACATAATGGAGGTGCTTGTTGGGTCGTAA